Proteins from a single region of Sebastes umbrosus isolate fSebUmb1 chromosome 8, fSebUmb1.pri, whole genome shotgun sequence:
- the LOC119492300 gene encoding protamine-like protein has translation MSSAVAALPLATPAKSPKKRAKSQVKKKTGPTVSDLILKAASASTERGGVSLAALKKALKAGGYDVVKNKARILITIRRLVASKSLVQTKGTGASGSFKLNKKPPTPKKKKVVKKKAKRAKKASPKKAAGGATPAAKKSPKKKSKAKSPKKAKRPAAAKKPKKAKSPKKVRRSVAKSTRTRAAAKK, from the coding sequence ATGTCTTCTGCTGTGGCTGCTTTGCCCCTGGCGACTCCGGCCAAATCTCCCAAGAAGAGAgccaagtctcaagtcaagaagAAGACTGGTCCCACAGTGTCAGACCTGATACTGAAGGCCGCCTCCGCATCCACAGAGCGCGGTGGCGTGTCCCTGGCAGCCCTGAAGAAGGCTCTGAAGGCCGGAGGATACGACGTGGTGAAGAACAAAGCCAGAATCCTCATCACCATCAGACGCTTGGTGGCAAGCAAATCCCTGGTCCAAACCAAGGGCACCGGTGCGTCGGGCTCCTTCAAGCTGAACAAGAAGCCCCccacaccaaagaagaagaaggtggtgAAGAAGAAGGCAAAAAGGGCAAAGAAGGCCAGCCCCAAGAAAGCCGCCGGAGGTGCCACTCCAGCAGCCAAGAAGTCACCTAAGAAAAAGAGCAAGGCAAAGAGTCCGAAGAAAGCCAAGAGGCCCGCTGCAGCCAAGAAGCCCAAGAAGGCAAAGAGTCCTAAGAAGGTGAGACGCAGTGTCGCCAAGTCTACCAGGACCAGGGCTGCTGCCAAGAAGTGA
- the mpeg1.1 gene encoding macrophage expressed 1, tandem duplicate 1, with the protein MKAAVVTLLALSLLHVCSSVPISRPTNWLRQCRASTNLSITALEVLPGGGWDNLRNIDTGRVMNLSYFQCQTTEDGLYLIPDDVFVIPHKETGVETNSEIISSWLEQKSSTSHSINAEVSFLSVLNGKFSTENQRMKTHQVKDSSTTARVQVRNFIYTVKAYPDFTLDTRFAQQAKEIADAIENNQTRNAEYLSERMVLDYGTHVITSVDAGATLVQEDYLRSSYVSDSVSESSSVKAQAGFNFFDKLKFDISSQSTQQSSSLQTYQSNIQYSLIQSHGGGIPFYPGITLQKWQESTRNNLVAIDRSGFPLHYFININTIPDLPHPTVGKVAVAVSQAIERYYMVNTRPGCVDVNSKNFNFQANIDDSSCEGAATNLSFGGVYQQCTQVSSDAGPLCDALAQKNPETGDFSCRSPYFATLLRSEVRQQGYKSYDCHDQRYRCGFFGLSHCHRQVCQDNYHVRSARIDTYWCSVRGQAPDNSGYLFGGLYSPSLLNPLTNAKSCPPNFIPVKFLSDGQVICVSRDYEAGSRFSVPFGGLFSCQSNNPLAKDQRRCPPKFSQHLATVSDGCEILYCVQSGLFTGGDLLPVHLPPFTKPPLVSMQATNTVMVMTEGEKSWVRVGHTKAWKLANPEEIKAIVQQLNPELGQMSSGEKAGVAFGVMGLMVLIIVAVVLLKRRRRLSGFRTARGYEEIRSEVDRDEGERETQQDEA; encoded by the exons ATGAAGGCAGCAGTGGTGACCctcctggctctctctctcctccatgtctgctCCTCAGTCCCTATCAGCCGCCCCACCAACTGGCTCCGACAATGTCGCGCCTCCACCAACCTCTCCATCACAGCACTGGAGGTGCTGCCGGGCGGAGGCTGGGACAACCTCCGAAACATAGATACAGGTCGAGTTATGAACCTCAGCTACTTCCAGTGCCAGACCACCGAGGACGGGCTCTACCTCATCCCAGATGACGTGTTTGTCATCCCCCACAAGGAGACAGGTGTGGAGACCAACTCAGAGATAATCAGCTCCTGGCTGGAGCAGAAAAGCTCAACATCGCACTCCATAAATGCAGAGGTGTCCTTCCTCTCGGTGCTGAACGGTAAATTTTCTACAGAGAACCAGAGGATGAAAACCCACCAAGTCAAAGACTCTTCAACTACGGCCAGAGTCCAA GTTCGTAACTTCATCTACACAGTTAAGGCGTATCCAGACTTCACTCTGGACACACGCTTTGCTCAACAAGCCAAAGAGATAGCCGATGCAAttgaaaacaaccaaacaagGAATGCGGAATATCTCTCAGAGAGGATGGTGCTGGACTATGGAACCCATGTTATCACTAGCGTCGATGCTGGCGCGACTTTGGTGCAGGAAGACTATCTCCGTTCTTCATATGTGTCGGACAGTGTGTCAGAAAGTTCCTCTGTCAAAGCGCAGGCAGGCTTTAACTTTTTTGATAAACTCAAGTTTGACATAAGCAGTCAAAGTACACAACAGAGCTCATCACTTCAAACTTACCAGTCCAATATTCAGTACTCTCTTATCCAAAGCCATGGCGGCGGCATACCTTTCTATCCTGGCATCACTCTGCAGAAGTGGCAGGAAAGTACCAGAAACAACCTGGTTGCTATCGATCGGTCTGGGTTTCCCTTACACTACTTTATAAACATCAACACCATCCCTGATCTGCCACATCCTACAGTTGGCAAAGTGGCCGTTGCAGTGAGTCAGGCCATAGAGCGTTACTACATGGTCAACACGCGGCCCGGATGCGTCGACGTCAACTCCAAGAACTTTAACTTCCAAGCCAACATTGATGACTCATCCTGCGAGGGCGCTGCTACAAACCTAAGTTTTGGTGGCGTCTACCAACAGTGTACTCAAGTTAGCTCAGACGCAGGACCACTATGTGATGCCCTGGCACAGAAAAACCCTGAAACAGGGGACTTCTCCTGTCGTTCGCCTTACTTTGCTACTTTACTGAGATCAGAAGTGAGACAGCAGGGTTACAAGTCCTACGATTGTCACGACCAACGCTATCGGTGTGGGTTTTTTGGTCTTTCACATTGCCATCGTCAAGTATGTCAGGACAACTACCACGTTCGCTCTGCTCGCATCGACACCTACTGGTGCTCTGTAAGAGGACAGGCCCCAGACAACTCAGGGTATCTGTTTGGAGGCTTATATAGCCCCTCTCTCCTGAACCCCCTCACCAACGCCAAAAGCTGCCCTCCAAACTTCATTCCAGTAAAGTTTCTCTCGGATGGCCAAGTGATCTGTGTGAGTAGAGACTATGAAGCCGGCAGCAGGTTCTCAGTACCATTCGGTGGCCTCTTCAGTTGTCAGTCAAACAACCCCTTGGCAAAGGATCAACGTCGCTGCCCTCCTAAGTTCAGCCAGCACCTCGCCACAGTGAGCGACGGCTGTGAAATTCTTTACTGTGTCCAATCAGGTCTGTTCACAGGTGGAGATCTGCTTCCGGTCCATCTGCCACCTTTCACTAAACCTCCACTTGTCAGCATGCAAGCCACAAATACAGTGATGGTCATGACTGAAGGAGAGAAGAGCTGGGTCAGAGTGGGGCACACCAAGGCGTGGAAACTGGCAAATCCAGAGGAAATCAAGGCAATTGTACAGCAGCTTAACCCAGAATTAGGTCAGATGTCTAGTGGTGAAAAGGCAGGGGTCGCCTTCGGGGTGATGGGTTTGATGGTGCTGATCATAGTGGCAGTAGTCCTGttgaagagaaggaggaggctgTCTGGGTTTAGGACAGCTAGAGGCTATGAGGAAATACGTAGTGAGGTTGACCGTGacgaaggagagagagagacacagcaaGATGAGGCTTGA
- the prf1.5 gene encoding perforin 1.5, whose amino-acid sequence MQRHNVLLLTLALLVMLEVCRVRGCRIGSGSECEKAPFVPGYNLAGEGFDVVRMRRTGAYVINVKAHLAENHTCTLCTNRFQDGQIQRLPAAVLDWRPFSRCSKQLSSALHHSVDSLLRSSNSLVNNNWGLGLSLDNIGKVVLGGSRSDLAKFARSQHSVDKATFAIHEISCTYYSYRLADHPQLSAEFTKHLKRLPQSLDTSQNRALYRRLIDTYGTHYIHQVQLGGKVKRITAFRTCLATLKGYSESDIKNCLNFELRMALGFLPGNASLSNKCDNLLKGNMSMGFYQGFMTHKIEVIGGERYFPDILYHEDPSEAYQSWMSSLHDNPDVVSYAIFPLHHLVEDSQISANLRTIVTEYIKDNQLQEDRPGFKNCSPTSNLDHNCCPLRAGRGTLRLEIRRAAGLRADTFTKTDAYVKIFYNGIYEETETVMDNNDPVWNATYDFGSVELGQLLRFEVWDRDVLYNDVAGRCVVFPERGTHSLSCQLNKGVLYFTYTIKCDAHLTGFRCGRYSPNAE is encoded by the exons ATGCAACGGCACAACGTTCTTCTGCTCACATTGGCTTTACTGGTCATGTTGGAGGTCTGCAGGGTCCGGGGCTGTCGGATTGGCTCAGGGTCAGAGTGTGAGAAAGCCCCTTTTGTCCCGGGCTACAACCTTGCAGGAGAGGGTTTTGATGTGGTGCGGATGCGTCGCACGGGGGCATACGTGATCAATGTCAAAGCTCATCTGGCTGAAAACCACACCTGTACACTGTGTACAAACCGCTTCCAAGACGGACAG atTCAGAGGCTCCCCGCTGCAGTGCTCGACTGGCGTCCCTTCAGCCGCTGCAGTAAGCAGCTTTCTAGTGCCCTCCACCACTCTGTGGACTCCCTGCTGCGCAGCTCCAACTCCCTGGTTAACAACAACTGGGGCCTGGGCTTGAGTTTAGATAATATTGGTAAGGTCGTGCTGGGAGGAAGCCGCTCAGACTTGGCAAAGTTTGCTCGTTCGCAGCACAGCGTGGACAAGGCCACTTTTGCCATCCATGAAATCAGTTGCACCTACTACAG CTACAGGCTGGCTGATCATCCCCAGCTGAGTGCAGAGTTCACAAAGCATCTGAAGAGACTCCCACAGAGTTTGGATACAAGCCAGAACAGAGCCTTATATAGACGGCTGATAGACACCTATGGAACACACTACATACACCAG GTCCAGCTTGGTGGTAAGGTGAAGCGAATCACTGCTTTCAGGACCTGCCTGGCCACACTGAAAGGTTACTCCGAGTCCGACATCAAAAACTGCTTGAATTTTGAACTCCGAATGGCTCTCGGTTTCCTCCCTGGCAATGCATCCTTATCCAACAAGTGCGACAACCTCCTAAAGGGTAACATGAGCATGGGTTTCTACCAAGGCTTCATGACCCACAAGATTGAGGTTATTGGAGGGGAGAGGTACTTCCCCGACATCCTCTACCATGAGGACCCATCTGAGGCGTACCAGAGCTGGATGAGCAGCCTCCACGACAACCCTGATGTGGTCTCTTACGCCATCTTCCCCCTGCATCATCTGGTGGAGGACTCACAGATCAGTGCTAATCTGAGGACCATTGTCACAGAGTATATTAAAGATAACCAGCTGCAGGAGGACCGGCCTGGTTTCAAGAACTGCTCCCCGACTTCCAACCTGGACCATAACTGCTGTCCTCTACGGGCTGGCAGAGGAACTCTTAGACTGGAGATCCGCAGAGCGGCAGGTCTGAGGGCGGACACCTTCACAAAAACAGATGCCTACGTGAAGATCTTCTACAATGGCATTTACGAGGAGACCGAGACTGTGATGGACAACAACGACCCAGTGTGGAACGCAACTTATGACTTTGGGTCGGTGGAACTGGGTCAGTTGTTGAGGTTTGAAGTCTGGGATAGAGATGTGCTTTACAACGACGTAGCAGGTAGATGTGTTGTATTCCCTGAGCGAGGAACTCACTCGCTAAGCTGTCAGTTGAACAAAGGAGTTCTCTATTTCACATACACCATCAAATGTGACGCTCACTTGACAGGCTTCAGGTGTGGACGATACTCCCCCAACGCCGAGTAG
- the smarcad1a gene encoding SWI/SNF-related matrix-associated actin-dependent regulator of chromatin subfamily A containing DEAD/H box 1A, with the protein MFNLDRFRFDKKAATTTNKEQDSGSKSPESEKENKPAKMKPIKAPPKSHARGVVFEEVITFDLEEDELLSETKTKVPLSRKSKSSKGKSSKNVASDHTDDEDNDLEDKMNIILEMFPQLTRTELLDVIGNTGTLDGAIAACLLKFGDKEAPDQDRKRKQDGSSSSQDSGETQPSKKSRPSEVSDEENNDGSEPSWEKQEAMVRRLQKKFPDQDKEELRMVLQEHDWNAEDALQALQMFSDPDSTSFSSPDTEEKKSSKSKSKDKSSKEHRKLKCHKDHRDSKSRRDRRDSEDHISISETEEDSKGDTDATKDSEDSDSDHGEGAKNRSSTSTLSTWLKKSSDSVSSSSSVKKTTTSYSLKPSSSSSTAQMLSRFASGTSIAKKQAAERKRKARASNEHVSSGEENDDEEEPVSSEFDDSDDELDTNGGMTDLKKEILQFFQDASIDELSLIAGCSFKKAQKIVELRPFKSWQCLSESLIKDYGLSENLLLGCRVVLKERKVVLGLMSKCDTISSKMFKRVTEVMERGAGSMEQPSLLNSQNQLKPYQLIGLKWLLLLHEHKLSGILADEMGLGKTIQAIAFLAQLYQKGIEGPHLITVPASTLDNWVRELKLWCPTLKVLVYCGSVEDRRYLRHDLLNNDADCNVIVTTYNMAIGNDSDRSLFRKLPLKYAVFDEGHMLKNMNSLRYRHLMAINAEHRLLLTGTPLQNNLLELMSLLNFIMPSMFSSSTSQISKMFSMNSHEEQSRFERDRISQAKLIMKPFILRRVKSEVLKQLPAKVEKVESCSMSEKQQVLYQSLFKKLKATTNGEKRELCNVMMQLRKMANHPLLHRQYFTTEKLKAMSKLMLKEPTHFDADAALIQEDMEVMSDFELHRLCQQYTSISSYQLENNLLLDSGKFHYLTELLASIKNKGDRVVLFSQFTMMLDIVEVLLKHRKHRYVRLDGSTPIANRIVLIDEYNTDPDIFVFMLSTRAGGLGINLTSANVVILHDIDCNPYNDKQAEDRCHRVGQTKTVEVIKLISKGSIEDCMLQLGQKKLRLEQDMTAAEGGEGTIPEDMASLLKASLGL; encoded by the exons CTAAGATGAAACCCATCAAAGCCCCACCAAAGTCCCATGCCCGCGGAGTGGTTTTTGAGGAAGTCATTACATTTGACTTGGAGGAGGATGAGCTCCTCTCTGAAACAAAGACCAAAGTACCATTAAGCAGGAAGTCCAA GAGTTCCAAAGGGAAATCATCCAAAAATGTGGCATCGGATCACACAGATGACGAGGACAATGACTTGGAggacaaaatgaacataattCTGGAGATGTTTCCTCAGTTGACGAGGACTGAGCTACTGGAC GTCATTGGGAACACAGGCACATTGGATGGGGCTATAGCTGCATGCCTTTTAAAGTTCGGTGATAAAGAAG CTCCAGACcaagacaggaagagaaagcAGGATGGATCCAGCAGTTCTCAGGACAGCGGTGAGACTCAACCCAGCAAGAAGAGTCGGCCATCAGAG GTTTCTGATGAAGAAAATAATGACGGCAGTGAGCCAAGCTGGGAGAAGCAGGAAGCCATGGTCCGAAGACTGCAGAAAAAGTTTCCTGACCAGGACAAAGAG GAGCTGCGGATGGTGCTGCAGGAACACGACTGGAATGCTGAGGATGCTCTGCAGGCTCTACAAATGTTCTCAGACCCAG ataGTACCAGTTTCAGCTCACCTgacacagaagaaaagaaatcgAGTAAATCAAAGAGCAAAGACAAGTCAAGCAAGGAGCACAGGAAGTTGAAGTGCCACAAAGATCACAGAGACAGTAAAAGCAGGAGAGATCGAAGGGACTCCGAAGACCACATAAGTATTAGTGAAACAGAGGAGGACAGTAAAGGTGACACAGACGCTACAAAGGACAGTGAAGATTCAGACTCGGACCATGGTGAAGGTGCCAAAAACAGAAGTAGCACTTCCACTCTGTCTACATGGCTAAAAAAGAGTTCTGACTCAgtatcctcatcctcctctgtcAAGAAAACAACTACCTCTTACTCCCTGAAGccatcatcctcttcctctactGCTCAGATGCTGTCCAGATTTGCCAGTGGGACCAGTATAGCTAAGAAGCaggcagcagagagaaagaggaaggcaCGTGCCTCAAACGAACATGTCAGTTCTGGGGAGGAAAATGACGATGAAGAGGAACCAGTTAGCAGCGAGTTTGATGATTCCGACGATGAGCTGGATACTAACGGTGGCATGACAGATCTGAAGAAAGAGATACTCCAATTCTTCCAGGATGCGTCAATTGATGAGCTGTCGTTAATCGCTGGGTGCTCTTTTAAAAAGGCCCAGAAGATTGTGGAATTGAGGCCCTTTAAAAGCTGGCAATGCCTG TCTGAGTCCTTAATTAAGGACTATGGACTGTCAGAGAACTTGCTGTTGGGCTGCCGAGTTGTCCTCAAAGAGCGGAAGGTTGTCCTGGGGCTGATGTCCAAATGTGATACCATTTCCTCAAAAATGTTCAAACGGGTCACTGAGGTGATGGAGAGGGGCGCAGGGTCCATGGAACAGCCCAGCCTACTCAACAGCCA GAACCAGCTGAAACCCTATCAGCTGATTGGTCTGAAGtggctgctgcttctgcatgaGCACAAACTGAGTGGTATCCTCGCTGATGAAATG GGTTTGGGGAAAACTATCCAGGCTATAGCGTTTCTGGCCCAGCTATACCAGAAAGGAATAGAGGGTCCTCACCTCATCACTGTGCCGGCCTCCACATTGG ATAACTGGGTCAGAGAGCTGAAGCTGTGGTGTCCAACCCTCAAAGTTCTAGTCTATTGTG GATCTGTGGAGGACCGCCGCTATCTCAGACATGACCTCCTCAATAATGATGCTGACTGCAACGTCATTGTGACCAC GTATAACATGGCCATAGGAAACGATAGCGATCGCAGCCTTTTCCGTAAGCTGCCACTGAAGTATGCTGTGTTTGATGAAGGTCACATGCTGAAGAACATGAACTCTCTGCGCTACCGCCACCTCATGGCTATTAAC GCAGAACATCGCTTGCTGCTGACAGGAACTCCTTTACAGAACAACCTCTTAGAGCTGATGTCTCTCCTGAACTTCATCATGCCTTCTATGTTCTCCAGCTCCACTTCACAGATCTCCAAAATGTTTTCtatg AATTCCCATGAGGAGCAGAGCCGCTTTGAGAGGGATCGTATTTCTCAGGCCAAACTCATCATGAAACCTTTTATCCTCCGAAGAGTCAAGAGCGAG GTCCTCAAGCAGCTGCCAGCCAAAGTAGAGAAGGTGGAGTCCTGCTCAATGAGTGAGAAACAGCAGGTCCTCTACCAGAGTCTCTTTAAAAAACTCAAGGCTACCACCAATGGCGAGA AACGTGAGTTGTGTAATGTGATGATGCAGTTGAGGAAGATGGCCAACCACCCTCTGCTTCACAGACAGTACTTCACCACAGAAAAGCTCAAAGCCATGAGCAAACTCATGCTCAAG GAGCCAACTCACTTCGATGCAGACGCTGCTCTGATCCAGGAGGACATGGAAGTGATGTCAGACTTTGAGCTGCATCGTCTGTGCCAGCAGTACACCTCCATCAGCTCCTACCAGCTTGAAAACAATCTCCTGCTCGACTCTGGGAAGTTCCACtacctcacagagctgctggcctCAATTAAAAACAAG GGAGACCGAGTGGTACTATTCAGTCAGTTCACCATGATGCTGGACATTGTGGAGGTGCTGCTGAAACATCGAAAACATCGTTATGTCAGACTGGATGGATCCACACCCATAGCCAACAG GATTGTGTTGATTGATGAGTACAACACGGATCCTGACATATTTGTGTTCATGTTGTCAACACGTGCTGGTGGCCTGGGCATCAACCTCACCTCAGCTAATGTTGTCATCCTTCATGACATCGACTGCAATCCTTACAATGACAAACAGGCAGAGGACAGATGTCACCGTGTAGGCCAGACCAA GACTGTAGAGGTGATTAAGCTGATCAGTAAGGGCAGCATAGAGGACTGCATGCTGCAGCTGGGCCAGAAGAAACTAAGGCTGGAGCAGGACATGACTGCTGCTGAAG GTGGTGAGGGGACCATACCTGAAGATATGGCATCTTTGCTCAAAGCCTCACTGGGACTGTGA